Below is a genomic region from Candidatus Poribacteria bacterium.
CAGAGAAGAAACTCCGTCGGGTGGTGTTCTCCTCCAGCGCCTTTGCTATGGGTTGGGCGCATGATCCGCGCGCTTTTGTGCCTTTGTACCTTCCCCTCGATGAGGAACATCCGATGATGCCATTTGAGCCTTATGGATTGTCGAAGCGAATCGGTGAGTGCATCGGCGAGATGGTTGCCCGAAGTTCGACGACCTCTGTGGCCAGTCTCCGCTTTACAAATGTCGTTCCACCAGAGCGACAGGCTGAGTTTCCCTTGCCTGCACCCACGCTCGACAGTCCGACCACACTAGTAATGTGGGCGTATGCCGATCCCCGCGACGTGGCGGAGGCGCATGTGTTGGCACTTGAGGCAGACCTGAAGGGGCACGAACCATTTTTGCTCGCTCAACCAACCACTCGATTCCGTGAACCGACCATCGAATTGATTAAGCAAAACTTCGGGGATTGTGTCGAGATCCGTGGAGAGCTCAAGGGCAACGCAAGCGTCATCAGTACAGAAAAAGCGCAGCGGATACTTGGTTTCAGACCGAGACCGGGTTGGAATCAGTACTGACCCTAAACACCCTGAAGATATCCCCACAAGCAATGTGATAGCAGACGATTTATCATCCTAATGTTCATAGAGGAATAGCGCAATGAATGAACACGACAAATACCTTTTTGATCTCAACGGTTATCTGGTCGTCGAGAATGTCTTAACTCCCGATGAAGTGGCGTTGTGTAATGAGGCAATTGACCGCCATGCGGACGATATCCGCGAACGAGTCGGAGAACTTTCGTTGTCAGGGGGTTCCAACACCTTGGAAGGCATCACCGGACGCGGTGACCTCGGAGGGATGCTGAGTTGGGAAAAACCTTGGTGCGAGCCGTTCCGGAATATGCTAGCCCACCCGAAAATTGTGCCGTATCTTCACGGCATCTTGGGAAAGGGGTTCCGTATGGATCACAATCCTGGACTGATCACCATGCGCAAAGGAGCGGAAGGGCATGTCTTCCACGGCTCCTCCGGTCCCGGCTTCGATCCACACCAGTACTACATTTTCAAGGACGGCAGGATGCACTGTGGATTGACCGTGGCGGCGTGGCAACTTGCCGATGTCAATCCGGGAGATGGTGGGCTTTGCCTGATTCCGGGGAGTCACAAGTGTAATTTCGCTTGCCCTCCAGAAATGAAACGCTACGAAATGTATCAAGAGCATATTCGGCAGATTACGGGCAAAGCCGGCGATGTTGTTATTTTTACGGAAGCCACCACACATGGAACGTTGCCTTGGACGGCAGACCATCAACGTCGTTCTCTGCTTTTCCGATACTCGCCAGGAAATTTGGCTTATGCCAAAGGTTACTTTCCTACATGGCCAGAGTCAATGCTCGAAGGATTGACGCCGGAACAGAGAGCGGTATTGGAACCACCTTATCACACACGGCTAGATCGCCCAGTTCTGGAGGAGTAGCTACCTCCTCACTGAATACCCCTTGACGATAATACCAAAATCAGTGAGTATATCTCACGTCTCAAGAAGCAGATCGACTACTCGGTAAACTCGTCGTAGACCGACCTAGAGATGGCAGCAAGACTAGCATCTACGCTCAGTCGATCGCCAGTCGTCATCTCTTTCGCCATAATCGCTACGGTGTATGGTCCCGTAGGTGAAAATACGATCCCAACATCACACCGGACGCTGTGGTAGCTGCCGGTTTTGTGGGCAACCGCCGTTCCCGCAGGAAGCGCGTGCGGAATAACCGTGCTAAGCTGCTGACGCTTGAGGATATCCAAAACCGCCTCACGAGACTGAGCCGAAAGGATATTTCCATCGTAGATTAATTCCAACAAACGGCACATATCGTTCGGCGACGACACATCGGACTTATCTTCGGAGAAGCCGTCACCCTCTAAGACAAACTCCCGCTTTTTCAAACGATCCGATGCTAACTGATAGGTGTGCACAGGGTTTTCCACCTCAAGTCCAGTGATGCCGTAGAGCAATTCCCGACACGTCATCGGGATATGGGTGTGGGTCAACCCCAACTGGCGCATCGTGTTGTTGATATTGTCCCCTCCGACCCGGTTGTAAAGTATATCAGTGGCGGTATTATCGCTGATGATAATCATGAGCATCGCCAAGTCGTGAACCGTTGGTTGAAGCCCAGATGCTAGCTCCTTGAGGACACCGGACCCAGGTACCCGTAAGGTATCGGTGAGGTCGATGCGTTGATGCACGTCAATGATGCCTGCATCGACCTGTCGATACAATTCTACCAATAGCGGCACCTTCAGCGTACTCGCTGTGAAGAATACGGTGTCGGCGTTATGGGAAACGCGCTCGCCTGTCTCCAGATGTTTTGCGTCGACCCCGACAACCCCACCTGTATGAACTGTAAAATCTTGGATTGCAGACATCACGCCTGATTCGGCCATTTTAGTTCTCCATTTATTCGCTTCTGAGGGAAAGGTGAGCGTTGTTCCACACCTAAAACCGTTCAAGCAGCAACTTGGTAATCGGATTGGGACGACTGTAGTATTTCCGCGTGGCTTCGTCCTTGCTTTCTGAAAGTCGGCGCGGGAAAATGGTATAATTACTCAAGTAGCGGTCCGTTGTACGACCGCAGTAGAGATGAATGGTTCGACGTTCTGCAGTGGTCTGCCGGACATTGCCGGCATGGAACATTATCGCATTGAACAGGACCGCGGTGCCGGCAGGACCGGTGATGTGATCTGCTTGTGTGAGGTCGTAAGCGTCGAGCGGTTGCTCTCTCGTATGTGCCGAACCGGGCAGTACGCTGAAGGTATGCGTTGTGTCATCTACATCGTTCAGGTAAAAGACAACGGATATGTATGGGGTGGAGTGGGTGATTTCACTCGCTCCAGTACCGACATCGCGGTGCCAACGGCAACTGATGGGACCATCGGGATTGGGACGACGAATGCGCACCGAATGTTCTTCCGCACACAAATCAGGTCCCATAATCGCCTCTAGCAACGGCAACAGGCGCGGTGGCCGCATGGTGAAGTCAATTTCCGGGTGTGTAATTAGTAGATGGACGTTGAGTTGATAATGCCCGTCCTCTCGTTCAAACCAGTTCGCGGGATTCTCGACGAGATCGTGATCTATGATTTCGTTGATGGTCCGAACCTCGTCGGAGGATAAGGCATCAGGAACAACGACATAATCGTTTTCCTGATAAAAGTCTAACAGTTCTTTCATAGGATTGCTCCTTAATTAGCGCGCAGCTGCAATCTTCAATCACAACAAGGAAACGCAATGAATCAAGAATATATTGAACGCTGGCAGACAGAATTTGAGACAGCAGACGCAAAGACAGTCCGACAGATGCTCGCTGAAGCGCCGGAACTCGTAAACGTGACGGTGAATCACACATCACCGAGTGGGAGGATCCGGCAGTGGGGACCGCTCTTCAGTGCAAGCATCAACCTCAAAAGTCTTGATAAAGTGAAGGCACTTGTGGAGGCAGGTGCAGACGTAAACAACAGCAACCTTGGAACACACTGGCCAAGTACCGAGTATGAGATTAACCGGTATCTCCTTAGCCAAAGAACGGATATCAATCAGCTGTGCTATCTTGGGTTTCATGCTGTCGGCGTCACCAATTTCGATTCTTTTCTACTCATGGTAGAAAACGGGCTGGATCCGAATTTCGCATGGCCCTACAACGGCGAAACTTTGCTCCATGTGCAGTCGCGCCACGATGACGATACCCACCTCGCGCAAGCCTACATTCTGATTAAAACGGACGCAGACGTCAATGCACAAGCGTTGAGTGGACTTGATGACGAACCCATCATGGATAACGAGCATTTCGTGCAATACGGCAAGGAAACACCGCTCCATTTTGCTGCTCGGTTGGGCAATTTGCGGATGGTTCGGATGCTGCTCGACCACGGAGCCGATCCGTCGCTCAAAACCGTCAGCCGAAGAAGTGAGCCGAAGGAGTTCATCGAATGGACGGATGAAGTTACATCGTTGGTTTGGCCACTAAGTGAAATTAGGAGGGTGCTGTTTCAACCCTATGAAGGGGAGACACCTCTCGATATGGCGCTGCGTGAAGGCAATGAAGAAATTGCCAATATACTCAAGTGATAATGACAAATGAGTCTGTCGAACCTAGTCCGACCTCTGAACAAGAAAGACTAGTGTTCTGAGCCGTGTTGGCGGAGGATACCGATGATTTTGGTTCTGCCGGTTTTTACTTTTTCCGCATCTATTTTTATTTCCAATAGCCCTGCGATAAACTTAGTGGCTTCCCAATCCACCGCCGAGACATCAAGCAGGGTTTCGCCCTTGTAGTTCTCTGGGTTGACATCTGCGCCCTTCTGAATCAGCAGTTCGGCGATTTCGGTGCGACCGAGAAAAGCGGCACTGTGCAACGGCGTGCTACCATCCCGACTCTTCGCATTGACATCCGCACCTTTTTCGATTAAAAATCTAGCGATTTCCGTATTGTCCAGAAGTGCTGCCCATGACAAGGCGGTTACTCCGAATTCACTATCTCCTGCATTGATATCCACACCGTTTGCCAACTGTTCCTTGACGGCTCGAAGATCTCCACTTCTGACGGCATCACATAGTGTATTACTCTCACTTCGTGTGTTTGTCGTGGCACCGTGTTGACGGAGCAGCTCAACAACTTTGGTTCTGCCGGTCTCTACCTTTTCCCTATCTACCTTTATCCTCAGCAATCCAGCAATGAAACCAGTGGTCTCCCAATCTACCCCTGTAGCATCTAGGGGTGTACCGCCATCCCCATTCTTGATATTGATATCCGCGCCGTTCTCAAGCAGCAGTTCAGCCGCTTCATATTGACCGAGGAAAGCGGCGCTGTGCAACGGCGTTCCACCATCTCGATTTCTTGCATTG
It encodes:
- a CDS encoding phytanoyl-CoA dioxygenase family protein, which produces MKELLDFYQENDYVVVPDALSSDEVRTINEIIDHDLVENPANWFEREDGHYQLNVHLLITHPEIDFTMRPPRLLPLLEAIMGPDLCAEEHSVRIRRPNPDGPISCRWHRDVGTGASEITHSTPYISVVFYLNDVDDTTHTFSVLPGSAHTREQPLDAYDLTQADHITGPAGTAVLFNAIMFHAGNVRQTTAERRTIHLYCGRTTDRYLSNYTIFPRRLSESKDEATRKYYSRPNPITKLLLERF
- a CDS encoding phytanoyl-CoA dioxygenase family protein is translated as MNEHDKYLFDLNGYLVVENVLTPDEVALCNEAIDRHADDIRERVGELSLSGGSNTLEGITGRGDLGGMLSWEKPWCEPFRNMLAHPKIVPYLHGILGKGFRMDHNPGLITMRKGAEGHVFHGSSGPGFDPHQYYIFKDGRMHCGLTVAAWQLADVNPGDGGLCLIPGSHKCNFACPPEMKRYEMYQEHIRQITGKAGDVVIFTEATTHGTLPWTADHQRRSLLFRYSPGNLAYAKGYFPTWPESMLEGLTPEQRAVLEPPYHTRLDRPVLEE
- a CDS encoding NAD(P)-dependent oxidoreductase; the encoded protein is MIVVTGAAGRLGRRVVQRLIGKGYDVLGTDRVPCSESPSPFVQADLRDAERTTALLADAKAVIHMGAIPGPRSDAPHEVSENNVQSTFNVFWAAAEKKLRRVVFSSSAFAMGWAHDPRAFVPLYLPLDEEHPMMPFEPYGLSKRIGECIGEMVARSSTTSVASLRFTNVVPPERQAEFPLPAPTLDSPTTLVMWAYADPRDVAEAHVLALEADLKGHEPFLLAQPTTRFREPTIELIKQNFGDCVEIRGELKGNASVISTEKAQRILGFRPRPGWNQY
- a CDS encoding ankyrin repeat domain-containing protein; this encodes MNQEYIERWQTEFETADAKTVRQMLAEAPELVNVTVNHTSPSGRIRQWGPLFSASINLKSLDKVKALVEAGADVNNSNLGTHWPSTEYEINRYLLSQRTDINQLCYLGFHAVGVTNFDSFLLMVENGLDPNFAWPYNGETLLHVQSRHDDDTHLAQAYILIKTDADVNAQALSGLDDEPIMDNEHFVQYGKETPLHFAARLGNLRMVRMLLDHGADPSLKTVSRRSEPKEFIEWTDEVTSLVWPLSEIRRVLFQPYEGETPLDMALREGNEEIANILK
- a CDS encoding serine hydrolase; this translates as MAESGVMSAIQDFTVHTGGVVGVDAKHLETGERVSHNADTVFFTASTLKVPLLVELYRQVDAGIIDVHQRIDLTDTLRVPGSGVLKELASGLQPTVHDLAMLMIIISDNTATDILYNRVGGDNINNTMRQLGLTHTHIPMTCRELLYGITGLEVENPVHTYQLASDRLKKREFVLEGDGFSEDKSDVSSPNDMCRLLELIYDGNILSAQSREAVLDILKRQQLSTVIPHALPAGTAVAHKTGSYHSVRCDVGIVFSPTGPYTVAIMAKEMTTGDRLSVDASLAAISRSVYDEFTE